One part of the Bacteroidia bacterium genome encodes these proteins:
- the glmM gene encoding phosphoglucosamine mutase, with the protein MTLISSISGIRGTIGGQVGQNLTPIDIVNFASAFGTWLSLKRAQSQTVVIGRDARPSGAMVQGLVSNTLISLGFDVIDLGLSTTPTVEVAVPEYKAAGGIILTASHNPVEWNALKLLNYKGEFITHKDGLEILEILENKLYPFKEVRELGVIKEVKDFSATHIKMIKEVNLVDSFAIEKANLKVVIDGVNSTGGIYVPELLEALGVKDIVKLNCEPTGWFSHNPEPVKKNLTEICEFIKKEGADIGIAVDPDVDRLVLVDENGELFGEEYTLVAVADYVLKHNKSAVVSNLSSSRALRDLAERHGCRYYASAVGEVNVVEIMKRTDALIGGEGNGGIIFPELHYGRDALIGIALFLSHLVKSGMKCSELRATYPDYYMSKQKLQLEAGMDVDSILATFKEKYKDQKPNDIDGVKVDFEDSWVHLRKSNTEPIIRIYTEAQSQDAADTLANQIIDELKASL; encoded by the coding sequence ATGACATTAATTTCCTCTATTTCTGGAATCCGTGGTACGATTGGGGGGCAGGTAGGACAGAACCTTACTCCCATTGATATCGTGAACTTTGCTTCTGCTTTCGGTACCTGGCTTTCCTTGAAAAGAGCTCAGAGTCAAACCGTTGTGATTGGAAGAGATGCCAGGCCTTCCGGGGCTATGGTTCAGGGCCTTGTATCAAATACCCTCATTAGCCTGGGATTTGATGTAATTGATCTGGGACTTTCTACTACGCCTACAGTGGAAGTTGCCGTACCAGAATATAAAGCCGCTGGTGGGATTATCCTTACAGCTTCTCATAATCCGGTGGAATGGAATGCGCTAAAACTCCTGAATTACAAAGGAGAGTTTATTACGCATAAGGACGGTTTGGAGATTTTGGAGATCCTTGAAAATAAACTCTATCCCTTCAAAGAAGTTCGCGAACTGGGCGTAATTAAAGAGGTCAAAGACTTTTCTGCTACTCACATCAAGATGATCAAAGAGGTCAATCTGGTAGATTCCTTTGCCATTGAGAAAGCCAATTTGAAGGTAGTAATAGATGGAGTAAATAGTACAGGAGGTATTTATGTGCCGGAATTGCTGGAAGCTTTGGGGGTGAAAGACATCGTGAAACTAAATTGCGAACCTACGGGTTGGTTTAGTCATAATCCCGAACCTGTCAAAAAGAACCTGACCGAGATTTGCGAATTCATCAAAAAAGAAGGCGCAGATATCGGGATAGCAGTTGACCCGGATGTGGATCGTCTGGTATTGGTAGATGAAAATGGGGAGCTGTTTGGAGAAGAGTATACCCTTGTGGCAGTGGCTGATTATGTATTGAAGCATAACAAAAGTGCTGTCGTATCCAATCTGTCTTCGAGTCGGGCTTTAAGAGATTTGGCAGAAAGACATGGATGCAGATATTATGCTTCTGCAGTAGGTGAGGTGAATGTGGTTGAAATCATGAAGCGAACTGATGCCCTGATAGGAGGCGAGGGAAATGGAGGAATCATTTTCCCCGAATTACATTATGGGAGAGACGCTCTGATCGGGATTGCTTTATTTCTTTCTCATTTGGTGAAAAGCGGGATGAAGTGTAGCGAATTGAGAGCTACTTATCCGGATTACTATATGTCCAAACAAAAGCTTCAACTGGAAGCAGGTATGGATGTGGATAGTATTCTGGCCACTTTCAAAGAAAAATACAAAGACCAAAAGCCCAATGATATCGATGGCGTAAAAGTTGATTTTGAGGATTCCTGGGTTCACCTTCGTAAATCCAATACGGAACCTATTATCCGAATCTATACCGAGGCCCAGAGTCAGGATGCTGCCGATACGCTCGCCAATCAAATCATTGATGAGCTAAAAGCCAGTCTTTAA
- a CDS encoding cysteine desulfurase family protein — protein sequence MIIYLDNAASTPMDPEVFEAMKPYFLDHFGNPSSTHAHGRTLRNAIEDSRRTVAKHLGVTPGEICFTSGGTEADNMAIKSSLEAFDLEHVITTRIEHHAVSHTLEDLEEKGKIKVTWLSVDGKGHIDHEELREALATNSRSLVSLMHANNELGTLHDIHAIGEICREYDAIFHSDTVQSMCNLKYDLANTPVDFITASAHKFYGPKGVGFLYIRKGLNVPGFISGGGQERNRRAGTENAAFIVGLAYAFDKCYNSFDSKSEKLWDLKNYMKQRLMEVFPGVSFNGETEPGRSLPTVLNVSLPCNEKDCMLLFNLDLSGICVSGGSACSSGAVMGSFVLREIGVEGAQLLNAIRFSFGVQNSREEIDITIEKLKEYVPMPV from the coding sequence ATGATCATCTACCTGGACAATGCTGCTTCCACTCCTATGGATCCCGAAGTTTTTGAGGCGATGAAGCCTTACTTCCTGGATCATTTTGGAAACCCATCCTCTACCCATGCTCATGGGAGAACCTTACGAAATGCTATAGAAGATTCCCGCAGAACTGTTGCCAAACATCTGGGAGTTACTCCTGGAGAAATTTGTTTTACCAGTGGGGGAACAGAAGCCGATAATATGGCAATAAAAAGTAGCCTGGAAGCTTTTGACCTTGAGCATGTGATTACTACCCGGATTGAACATCATGCGGTGAGTCATACCCTGGAGGATCTCGAGGAAAAAGGGAAGATCAAGGTGACATGGTTGAGTGTGGATGGAAAAGGGCATATTGATCATGAAGAACTGCGGGAGGCATTGGCGACAAATTCCAGGTCTTTGGTTTCGCTTATGCATGCCAATAATGAATTGGGCACTCTGCATGATATCCATGCGATTGGAGAAATATGCCGCGAGTATGATGCGATTTTTCATTCTGATACCGTCCAATCGATGTGCAATCTCAAATACGATCTTGCCAATACACCGGTGGATTTCATTACGGCTTCAGCACATAAGTTTTATGGACCTAAAGGGGTTGGTTTCCTCTACATCAGAAAAGGCCTGAATGTACCGGGCTTTATTTCCGGTGGAGGACAAGAAAGAAATCGCAGAGCCGGAACTGAGAATGCCGCTTTCATCGTAGGCCTTGCATATGCTTTTGATAAGTGCTACAACAGCTTTGATAGCAAATCCGAAAAACTTTGGGATTTGAAAAACTATATGAAACAACGACTGATGGAAGTTTTTCCGGGAGTTAGTTTCAATGGAGAAACAGAGCCTGGACGATCACTTCCTACCGTTCTAAATGTTTCTCTTCCCTGCAACGAGAAAGATTGTATGCTTCTTTTTAACCTCGACTTGTCGGGCATCTGTGTTTCTGGTGGCTCAGCGTGTAGCAGTGGAGCCGTGATGGGATCTTTTGTCCTCCGTGAAATTGGAGTAGAAGGAGCACAACTCTTAAATGCAATTCGTTTTTCATTTGGGGTTCAGAATAGCCGGGAAGAAATCGATATCACCATCGAAAAACTCAAGGAATACGTTCCTATGCCCGTTTAA
- a CDS encoding NYN domain-containing protein — translation MEGSSIAVYLDFENLAISADTVYPSKRKPLLIEPILDFAASKGVICLKKAYADWSKDMFSQYQTRLMEQGFDLVHLPETNSQGKNGSDVRLAIDVMDYLGLYAEVSTFIIGSGDTDFIPLIQRLRARGKKVIVMGFEHSVGKLVKRNSGEFKSLEELIGKPEEESPSSDMVEEIDKSAGRDLVIRFLKSRTDEGPVLMARLKQQLLRLDSSFSEKDLGFSSFKAFVNSLLNDLVEKVDTTEDTLPKVYFLEGKIDIPPRKEVCSQDQASQFLTKKLKYNPSPKHRFKISKALWISYQKQPVMSMNEMFDFIQDTVSEKIARTEIKKYINTLFTGGAFKQHEKKASGPLLSRQFELRTTVLNAEELDQIYIQRISEILQSKYPDLEDTSILELLFEN, via the coding sequence ATGGAAGGATCATCCATAGCTGTCTATTTAGACTTTGAAAATCTTGCGATTTCGGCAGATACAGTCTATCCGTCAAAACGCAAGCCCTTGTTGATAGAACCTATACTGGACTTTGCTGCCAGTAAGGGAGTGATATGTCTGAAAAAAGCCTATGCGGACTGGTCGAAGGATATGTTTTCCCAATACCAGACTCGTTTGATGGAGCAAGGCTTTGATCTGGTTCATTTACCAGAGACTAATTCTCAGGGGAAAAATGGTTCAGATGTTCGTTTGGCTATTGATGTCATGGACTATCTGGGATTATATGCAGAGGTTTCAACCTTTATTATCGGATCAGGTGATACTGATTTTATCCCGCTTATTCAGCGTTTAAGAGCAAGAGGGAAGAAGGTCATTGTAATGGGATTTGAGCATAGTGTAGGAAAGTTGGTGAAAAGGAATAGCGGGGAATTCAAATCTCTGGAAGAACTCATAGGCAAACCCGAAGAGGAATCACCTTCTTCTGATATGGTAGAGGAAATTGACAAGAGTGCCGGAAGGGATCTGGTCATTCGCTTTCTCAAAAGTCGAACGGATGAAGGCCCGGTTCTGATGGCCCGCCTGAAGCAACAATTGTTGAGACTAGACTCTTCTTTCTCTGAAAAAGATTTAGGATTTTCTTCTTTCAAAGCCTTTGTGAATTCGCTCTTGAATGATCTGGTGGAGAAGGTAGATACGACAGAAGATACGCTACCGAAGGTATATTTTCTGGAAGGAAAAATAGACATTCCTCCCCGAAAAGAAGTTTGTTCTCAGGACCAGGCTTCTCAATTTCTTACCAAAAAACTCAAGTACAATCCTTCTCCCAAACATCGGTTTAAAATCTCCAAAGCCCTTTGGATTTCTTACCAAAAACAGCCGGTTATGTCAATGAATGAAATGTTTGATTTTATTCAGGATACTGTGTCAGAAAAAATTGCCCGGACGGAGATCAAAAAATACATCAATACCCTCTTCACTGGAGGAGCATTTAAGCAACACGAAAAAAAGGCAAGCGGCCCTTTACTATCTCGTCAATTTGAACTCAGAACCACGGTTTTGAATGCGGAAGAGCTGGATCAGATCTATATTCAGCGTATCAGCGAGATTCTCCAAAGCAAGTATCCTGACCTGGAAGATACCAGTATTTTGGAGCTGCTTTTTGAAAATTGA
- a CDS encoding pyridoxal-phosphate dependent enzyme, which yields MKEKILDLSDPELLGQSRVHALHSFSSADQKVYVKREDETGFSISGTKRRKYASLLPYLEQRGIKEVILMGGEHSNHLPAIIQLLRERGIRFKVCVKKSHPTAKKGNRFLLHLLIQEEEIEYLDSASWKHAEAYLLDKYGSAAFILPEGASCKASLAGAGSLGLDLRRNEEELKLSFSHLFLDAGTGMSAAGMILAQSQLKHPAHIHVTLMAGEKEEFLQQLHTYARDWEEIFGEKISEFPPLHLYYPPSAKSFGSINREVLKIIREMALKEGLLLDPIYNAKLFQNAFQQINEQQLMGNICIIHSGGGSGLMGFAEKFA from the coding sequence TTGAAAGAGAAAATCCTCGATTTAAGCGATCCTGAGCTTTTGGGTCAAAGTAGGGTCCATGCCTTACATTCTTTTTCTTCTGCTGATCAAAAGGTATATGTAAAAAGGGAAGATGAGACAGGTTTTTCCATTTCGGGGACTAAAAGAAGAAAATATGCTTCTCTGCTTCCTTATCTGGAGCAAAGGGGAATCAAGGAAGTGATTCTTATGGGAGGAGAGCATTCCAATCATTTACCAGCCATTATCCAGTTGTTACGGGAGAGAGGCATTCGTTTCAAAGTATGCGTAAAGAAATCTCATCCCACTGCAAAGAAGGGAAATAGATTTTTGTTGCACCTATTAATACAGGAGGAGGAAATTGAATACCTTGATTCGGCAAGCTGGAAACATGCAGAGGCCTATTTGCTGGATAAATATGGTTCAGCAGCATTTATTTTACCTGAAGGTGCTTCCTGTAAGGCTTCGCTCGCAGGTGCAGGAAGTCTTGGGCTGGATCTTCGAAGAAATGAGGAGGAATTGAAGCTGTCCTTTTCTCATCTATTTCTGGACGCTGGTACGGGTATGAGTGCAGCGGGAATGATCCTCGCTCAAAGTCAGCTTAAACATCCGGCCCATATCCATGTCACCCTTATGGCTGGTGAAAAGGAAGAATTTCTTCAGCAACTACATACATATGCCCGAGATTGGGAGGAAATATTCGGAGAGAAGATTTCGGAATTTCCACCCCTGCATCTCTACTATCCCCCATCCGCCAAATCATTTGGTTCCATCAATCGGGAAGTCCTGAAAATCATCCGTGAGATGGCCCTTAAAGAAGGTCTTTTATTAGACCCAATCTATAATGCCAAGCTTTTCCAAAACGCTTTCCAGCAGATAAATGAACAGCAGCTCATGGGAAATATTTGTATCATCCATTCTGGAGGAGGGAGTGGGCTGATGGGCTTTGCAGAAAAGTTTGCATAA
- a CDS encoding class I SAM-dependent methyltransferase — protein sequence MSVKEHYDSHLGNFYEWMAGDFELGRESQEQYFRDKGISSGKGIAIDLGSGHGFQSIALANLGYEVKAVDFNQQLLDSLGKRKGELQIELFQSDILSYLKETPSADLIVCMGDTLAHLLSFEELEQMFRMVYQSLRSGGQFICSFRDYQFELKEEQRFIPVRADENRIHTCFLEYQEDKVIVTDLLHENEGGNWKQKVSSYPKLRLSKERILNLLAGCGFQLQDTDEIRRMHYVRSAK from the coding sequence ATGTCTGTAAAGGAGCATTACGATTCTCATCTGGGAAATTTTTACGAATGGATGGCCGGGGATTTTGAGCTTGGTCGGGAATCTCAGGAACAATATTTTCGGGATAAAGGCATTTCCTCTGGTAAAGGAATTGCGATTGATCTGGGCTCAGGACATGGCTTTCAAAGCATAGCTCTGGCAAATTTGGGCTATGAGGTGAAAGCAGTAGATTTCAATCAACAATTGCTGGACAGCCTGGGGAAGAGAAAAGGCGAACTTCAGATCGAACTTTTTCAAAGTGATATCCTTTCCTACCTTAAAGAAACCCCATCAGCTGACTTGATTGTCTGCATGGGAGATACTTTGGCCCACCTTTTGAGCTTTGAAGAATTAGAACAAATGTTCCGAATGGTTTACCAAAGCCTTCGTTCCGGTGGTCAATTCATCTGCTCTTTTAGAGATTATCAGTTTGAGTTGAAAGAAGAACAAAGATTTATTCCGGTACGGGCTGATGAGAATCGCATACATACCTGCTTTTTAGAATACCAGGAAGACAAGGTAATCGTAACAGATCTTTTACACGAAAATGAAGGCGGAAACTGGAAGCAAAAAGTAAGTAGCTATCCTAAACTCCGCTTAAGCAAAGAAAGGATACTAAATCTCCTTGCTGGCTGTGGTTTCCAGCTTCAGGATACGGACGAAATTCGCAGAATGCATTATGTACGTTCGGCGAAATAA
- a CDS encoding Crp/Fnr family transcriptional regulator, giving the protein MTPEEQAGILRASFPFLGKEDIALFISYADYQLLGNKDRLIEAGQISRKAFFILKGMIRGYFINEKGEEKNIFLRPEHTITGAPESLFSQSPTKYTFESVTETHLLIFDYEKVLDLGYENPRIMQVFLHSYQENIQTLIYRVETLIDKAPEERYEALLKRSPQFFETAYNKHVANYLGITPVSLSRIIKRRSEN; this is encoded by the coding sequence ATGACCCCGGAAGAACAAGCTGGTATCCTCAGAGCAAGCTTTCCCTTTTTGGGCAAAGAAGATATAGCCTTATTTATTTCCTATGCTGATTATCAGCTGTTAGGGAATAAGGATCGCCTGATTGAGGCCGGACAAATTAGCCGAAAAGCTTTTTTTATTTTGAAAGGCATGATAAGGGGCTACTTTATCAATGAGAAAGGCGAAGAAAAAAACATTTTTTTGCGACCGGAACATACAATCACCGGCGCTCCCGAATCCCTGTTTAGCCAAAGTCCAACCAAATATACTTTTGAGTCGGTAACAGAAACCCATTTGCTGATTTTCGATTATGAGAAAGTATTGGACCTGGGCTATGAAAATCCGCGCATAATGCAGGTGTTTCTGCATTCTTATCAGGAAAACATACAAACCCTGATCTACCGGGTCGAAACCCTGATCGATAAAGCTCCTGAAGAGAGATATGAGGCATTGTTGAAAAGAAGCCCTCAGTTTTTCGAAACCGCTTACAATAAGCATGTCGCCAATTATTTGGGAATTACGCCTGTATCTCTTTCCCGTATCATAAAGCGGCGCTCGGAAAATTAA
- a CDS encoding sterol desaturase family protein, with protein sequence MDKALFGIENFDVYMVVGILVFFGMLEIISGYLHRTQRTASDWIQEAGGWLMLALVIKPLLVVIGIPFLANLIVPGAAGILAEYSMWLILPFYLLIDDVLQYWYHRSAHEYEWLWKLHRPHHQAEEMGFFISYRNAALYYILMPNIWWLSFVVFMGGAKAVALGLILKQLVIIGSHSTVHWDEPLYKSKVFRPVVNFLQRIIITPAFHHAHHGKSMVDGVSDPNGNYGNMFSLWDQMFGTATFTQQFPSELGLMNDPKESWAAAYFYPLVKSSDPKSELSKGYTKESTKSLEPAMVKLEKGKNYLWCQCGKSKNQPFCDGTHHGSKYKPLLFTAKRDGAIKLCNCKATKKGPFCDNSHVELKAEDLN encoded by the coding sequence ATGGACAAAGCGCTATTCGGAATCGAAAATTTTGATGTTTACATGGTCGTCGGCATACTCGTTTTTTTTGGTATGCTGGAAATCATCTCTGGTTATCTTCACAGAACCCAAAGAACGGCCTCTGACTGGATACAGGAGGCTGGAGGCTGGCTGATGCTTGCCCTGGTTATCAAACCCTTGCTGGTTGTCATAGGAATTCCTTTCCTTGCTAACCTGATCGTTCCTGGGGCAGCCGGAATTTTGGCAGAATACAGTATGTGGTTAATATTACCCTTCTATCTTCTGATAGATGATGTGCTCCAATACTGGTATCATCGTTCGGCTCATGAATATGAGTGGTTATGGAAATTACACCGACCCCATCATCAGGCAGAAGAAATGGGTTTTTTCATTTCCTACCGAAATGCTGCTCTCTATTACATCCTCATGCCCAATATCTGGTGGCTATCTTTTGTTGTTTTTATGGGGGGAGCTAAAGCTGTTGCCCTGGGATTGATCCTAAAACAATTGGTGATCATTGGTTCACACAGTACTGTCCATTGGGATGAGCCTTTGTATAAAAGCAAAGTCTTTCGTCCAGTCGTCAATTTTCTCCAACGCATCATCATTACACCTGCCTTTCACCATGCCCATCATGGAAAATCTATGGTGGATGGAGTAAGTGATCCTAATGGCAACTATGGCAATATGTTTTCCCTCTGGGACCAAATGTTTGGAACAGCGACTTTTACCCAGCAATTCCCCTCTGAACTAGGTTTGATGAATGATCCTAAGGAATCCTGGGCTGCGGCTTATTTCTATCCGCTGGTAAAATCCAGCGATCCAAAAAGTGAACTGTCCAAAGGCTATACAAAAGAGAGTACCAAAAGCCTGGAACCCGCTATGGTCAAGTTGGAGAAAGGGAAAAACTATCTCTGGTGTCAGTGCGGGAAGAGCAAGAATCAACCTTTCTGCGATGGAACTCATCACGGAAGCAAGTATAAGCCTCTCTTGTTTACGGCTAAAAGAGATGGTGCCATAAAACTTTGTAATTGTAAGGCTACGAAAAAAGGACCCTTCTGCGATAATTCGCATGTTGAACTCAAAGCGGAAGATTTGAATTAG
- a CDS encoding response regulator, protein MGRLQSGYQSIIRRGIDLGPDHMRSVSKITNTVLLYILVGGLAAFCISWKTQMFLLSIKLVTVGIFALSFLLIYLRKFGLLDLVRFGALAGLSISLYIVCAYFESRNGLQNGFYIFALLPFLIFSHAEVIKRAISITFAVALYGLVLFEIFPFFPQSMGTPQDVFLFNTLLNVLVFVSLVAIIQHYYEAKQMNTNRIKADQYILKEAQGIANLGNWSWDPSSNYWEWSDAVLDILGMEHGSSLTIGDVYGLIHPADRLKVQNTLRNVVEESEQVRLEFKVFTAQQEERDLLMIFKPIKNDRGKLICVRGILQDISMQKEIEENLIKAKDAAEAATRAKSEFLSTMSHEIRTPLNAVIGMAGLLAETRLNDTQEDYLDTIKIGGNNLLSVINDILDYSKIESGNMELEFIDFRFSDPIDNALDLLGPKAREKGLELLAMFGDNMPDFIKGDIVRIQQILVNLINNAIKFTEKGEILVQVRCKGRWEEGHVLQFSVKDTGVGIPKNKIHRLFRSFSQVDASTNRKYGGSGLGLAICKRLVELMQGEIWVQSVEGEGTEFFFEIKTYSSEKKEEKKKLLSPENKKEELIQVLLVDDNTTNLKILETHCKALGVHPISTISAEEAWEHLGTKNEIKLVITDLHMPGMNGIDLARKSRDELKDQGPPFILLSSVAQLPPESRSGLFRALLTKPCRKSQLKKVITECLSNKAPEKKKKVQEKSDMLVNLAKPIEILIAEDNPINQKVIKKIMGKLGLHADIAGNGLEVLKAVGEKRYDLILMDMQMPEMDGLEATREVRKLDSTSLPQQPIIIALTANAMESEKRDCFKAGMDDFLAKPVRWELLAETLEKWFGRETELMSVHKQQ, encoded by the coding sequence ATGGGTCGTTTGCAATCAGGGTATCAAAGTATTATTCGACGAGGAATTGACCTTGGTCCCGATCACATGCGGAGTGTAAGTAAGATTACCAATACGGTATTACTGTATATTCTGGTAGGTGGGCTTGCGGCTTTTTGTATTTCCTGGAAGACTCAGATGTTCTTGCTGAGTATCAAGTTGGTTACGGTTGGAATATTTGCACTTTCCTTTTTACTGATTTACCTCCGGAAATTTGGTCTGCTTGATTTGGTACGTTTTGGTGCCCTGGCGGGTCTGAGTATTTCCCTATACATAGTTTGTGCATATTTTGAATCGAGAAATGGCTTGCAAAATGGCTTTTATATTTTTGCTTTGCTTCCCTTCTTGATTTTTTCGCATGCTGAGGTTATAAAACGAGCGATATCCATAACTTTTGCAGTAGCGCTTTATGGACTTGTTCTTTTTGAGATCTTTCCCTTCTTTCCTCAAAGTATGGGGACTCCTCAGGATGTTTTCCTCTTCAATACCCTATTAAATGTTTTGGTTTTTGTCAGCCTTGTAGCAATCATTCAGCATTATTATGAGGCCAAACAAATGAATACAAACAGAATAAAGGCTGACCAGTATATTTTAAAAGAAGCACAGGGAATAGCCAATTTGGGGAACTGGAGTTGGGACCCTTCAAGCAATTATTGGGAATGGTCAGATGCGGTTCTGGATATTTTGGGTATGGAACATGGAAGCTCCCTAACGATCGGGGATGTATATGGCCTTATCCATCCGGCTGATCGCCTGAAAGTACAGAATACCCTGAGAAATGTTGTAGAGGAGAGCGAACAGGTACGGCTGGAATTCAAAGTATTTACTGCCCAACAAGAGGAGAGAGATTTGCTCATGATATTTAAGCCCATAAAAAATGATAGAGGCAAACTCATTTGCGTCAGAGGGATTTTGCAGGATATCAGTATGCAAAAAGAAATTGAGGAGAACCTGATAAAGGCTAAAGATGCTGCCGAGGCTGCTACTCGTGCGAAGTCGGAATTCCTGTCTACCATGAGTCATGAGATCAGAACTCCACTCAATGCAGTGATAGGGATGGCAGGCTTACTTGCCGAAACTCGCCTGAATGATACCCAGGAAGATTACCTGGATACCATAAAAATAGGGGGAAACAACCTCCTTTCTGTGATCAATGATATTTTGGACTATTCCAAAATCGAATCTGGCAATATGGAGCTGGAATTTATTGATTTTAGATTTAGTGATCCGATTGATAATGCCCTGGATTTATTAGGACCTAAAGCCCGTGAAAAAGGATTGGAGTTATTGGCAATGTTTGGAGACAATATGCCAGATTTCATCAAAGGGGATATAGTCCGAATTCAGCAAATACTTGTAAATCTTATTAATAATGCGATCAAATTCACAGAAAAAGGAGAAATACTAGTACAGGTTAGATGCAAGGGAAGGTGGGAAGAAGGACATGTCCTCCAGTTTTCAGTAAAAGATACAGGAGTTGGAATTCCAAAAAACAAGATTCACCGTTTATTCCGTTCCTTTTCGCAAGTAGATGCCTCGACCAATCGAAAGTATGGAGGCTCGGGTTTAGGACTGGCTATTTGCAAAAGATTGGTAGAATTGATGCAAGGAGAAATATGGGTCCAAAGTGTAGAAGGTGAGGGCACAGAATTCTTTTTTGAGATCAAAACCTATAGCAGCGAGAAAAAAGAGGAGAAGAAAAAATTACTTTCCCCTGAAAATAAAAAGGAAGAGCTGATCCAGGTACTTTTGGTTGATGATAATACAACCAATTTGAAGATTCTTGAGACCCATTGTAAAGCCCTGGGGGTGCATCCGATTTCCACCATTAGTGCCGAAGAAGCCTGGGAGCATTTGGGGACAAAAAATGAGATAAAACTGGTTATAACCGACCTTCACATGCCGGGCATGAACGGGATAGATCTGGCCAGGAAAAGTCGGGATGAATTAAAAGATCAGGGCCCACCCTTTATCTTATTAAGCTCGGTAGCGCAATTACCTCCAGAGTCAAGAAGTGGGCTTTTCAGGGCCCTCCTGACAAAACCATGCAGAAAGTCTCAGTTGAAAAAGGTGATTACAGAATGTCTGAGCAATAAAGCCCCCGAAAAGAAGAAAAAAGTCCAGGAAAAGTCAGATATGCTGGTGAATCTGGCAAAGCCTATAGAGATTCTGATTGCAGAGGATAATCCAATCAACCAAAAAGTGATAAAGAAGATTATGGGGAAACTCGGTCTTCATGCAGATATTGCCGGGAATGGACTGGAAGTACTGAAAGCAGTAGGAGAAAAAAGATATGACCTCATCCTCATGGATATGCAAATGCCTGAAATGGATGGTTTGGAAGCTACAAGAGAAGTAAGGAAACTGGATAGTACCTCATTGCCCCAACAGCCTATCATCATTGCACTTACAGCAAATGCTATGGAATCTGAGAAAAGGGACTGTTTTAAAGCAGGAATGGACGATTTTTTGGCAAAGCCTGTTCGTTGGGAGCTTTTGGCCGAAACCCTGGAAAAATGGTTTGGTAGGGAAACTGAGCTTATGAGTGTCCATAAACAACAGTAG
- a CDS encoding NAD(P)H-quinone oxidoreductase gives MKAILIDKPGGPEGLYIGEFPRPEPASHEILVKVAATALNRADTMQREGRYPPPPGASPIMGLEMSGTVVGMGAQASRWKEGDQVCGLLPGGGYAEYVVIHEDLAIPVPENMDMQTAAGLPEVFMTAYQAMFWLGELETGQTVLLHAGASGVGTAAIQMAKAKGAKVWVTASAGKHDACRSLGADQCIDYKAQDFAAFIQKEHPQKGVNLIVDPIGGAYFPKNLDVMLPDGKLVVLAFMGGMHSEINLAKVLIKRLRVQGSTLRARDINYKIALAKDLQKDFASAFSSGEIKPVIDSTYDWTDVQEAHRYIEANKNIGKIILKLGA, from the coding sequence ATGAAAGCCATCCTAATCGACAAGCCCGGAGGCCCAGAAGGTTTATACATCGGCGAATTCCCACGTCCAGAACCAGCTTCGCATGAAATCTTGGTAAAAGTTGCTGCTACTGCCTTAAATCGGGCAGATACCATGCAAAGGGAAGGTCGATATCCTCCTCCTCCGGGAGCAAGTCCGATCATGGGGCTCGAAATGTCGGGTACGGTAGTTGGAATGGGAGCTCAAGCGAGTAGGTGGAAAGAAGGAGATCAGGTCTGCGGCTTATTGCCGGGAGGTGGATATGCAGAGTATGTCGTCATCCATGAAGATTTGGCTATTCCTGTCCCTGAAAATATGGATATGCAAACAGCAGCAGGGCTGCCAGAGGTTTTTATGACCGCTTATCAGGCGATGTTTTGGTTAGGAGAATTGGAAACTGGGCAGACGGTTTTATTGCATGCAGGAGCAAGTGGTGTGGGTACAGCAGCCATTCAAATGGCTAAAGCTAAGGGCGCAAAGGTTTGGGTAACAGCCTCTGCCGGAAAACATGATGCTTGTCGCTCTCTGGGAGCAGATCAATGCATTGATTACAAAGCCCAGGATTTCGCTGCTTTCATCCAAAAAGAACATCCACAGAAAGGTGTAAACCTTATCGTTGATCCCATAGGAGGAGCATATTTTCCCAAGAACCTAGATGTGATGCTTCCAGATGGGAAATTGGTGGTGCTGGCTTTTATGGGAGGAATGCATAGTGAGATCAATCTGGCAAAAGTGCTTATCAAGCGTTTACGGGTACAGGGATCAACCTTGAGGGCAAGAGATATAAACTACAAAATTGCACTCGCGAAGGACCTGCAAAAGGATTTTGCTTCTGCTTTTTCTTCAGGGGAAATAAAGCCTGTAATCGATAGCACTTACGACTGGACAGATGTCCAGGAAGCACATCGATACATAGAAGCCAATAAAAATATTGGCAAAATTATCCTGAAATTAGGTGCTTAA